A region of the Ranitomeya imitator isolate aRanImi1 chromosome 5, aRanImi1.pri, whole genome shotgun sequence genome:
tggtctctgggcagagggactccccaccgggaagtttctgcctcGTGCTATTATCGCGGGGGAAGGATATTGGCCCAGCTGCACGATCCCCCGAGCCCTCCAGACTGGTAAGCTTCTGCGCTGTGCTGCTCTGCGCTCTCGTGTGTCCcttcatgcagggacaggaaaaacactaaaGGAAAGGGGgcagagtgggaccttttaacctctcgtgtttttcctgtccctgcaaggaggaggaggacgtcctccagcgtgCTTTCAGGGGGAGAtcctggaaaaaatatatattatactcatcaggggggtGGTtcagtccaatgggtgtcgcaggtccggggcctcccatcttcttgcgatgccaccctcctgcttcatcgctccccggcattggcgctcctgcgcaggcgtacttctctgccctgttgagggaatagtaaagtactgcagtgcgcaggcgcccagcttctctgacctttccatgcgcactgcagtactttgctctgccctcaacaggacagagaagtacgcctgcgcaggagtgccaATACCAGGGAGCCATGAAGAAGCTGGAGCCCGGCgtagcaagaagatgggaggtgctggacccggatcTGCGACTCCCATCGGACTGAATTGCCCCCTTGGTGAGTAGAATATACCTTTTTTTTCTCCATTGCAGGTTGGTCCGGGGACttgtctacagcattatagaatgctgcagataagcactgaaaggcagtggccgcatctcatagcggcaaaatctgccgaCCAGCTCCCTTTAACAGCGCCACTGGGAAGTTCTCAAATGGTGCTAGAGCACAGCGGCTCCGTTATCTCTATAGTGGCCATGGCCGGGCACTACAGATCTACCCTCCTATTTAAAGATATAAGAAGTGGGTCTGTAGTAACCGGCCATGGACACTATAGTATTAACAGAGCTGCTGTGTTCTAGCAGCATCCAAAAACTTTTAGGCAGCTGCCGGTAACAGCTGATCAATGAGGGCGTCTGTGGTCAAATCCCCACTGATCAGGTATTCATGATCTAAcctaaagataggccatcaataaGAGAAAGGAAAATAAAAATCGTGGTCAACCTCTTACTGAGCTCCAGATGCAGTGCCACTCAGCCCAATGACATGAGCGGAGCAGTTTCTGGAAGAAAGCATCCAAGTTTTTATAGTCTCATGTAACAGTGTTAAATATATGTAGTGCTTTACTAAACATGATCTTGTCAAACAgaagcaaaatgaaaaaaaaaaaacaccaatgctGTATGTTTATTAAAATTAGTACtaagtactaaaaaaaaaaaaaaaaaaaaaaaaaaccggagaGCAATCGTAACCAATCAGAACACTGCTTTCCATTACCAGAGGGTTGCTAAAAAGTGGCAGGTGACTTGATTGGTTGCTACAGTCCACTCATTGGTAAATCTCCCTCAATGTGTTGTACAAGATAATACACTACTGGTggctgaatgaatgaatgaatgaatgaatgaatgaatgaatgaatgaatgaatgaatgaatgaatattgTACAACAACGAGCATCAAATAAATATACGAAAAAAAATTATCCAATTAGTTAGGGTGCAATAATGTTAGGATGTGAAATGTCAGTTTATATAGAGAATATAAAATAAAATCTGCCTATTGTACGATCCCACCCCCTCCCAGAGATGACTGGCGGTAATAAGCAGAAGAAGTTTAAAAAAATGAAAGCTTGCAATATTTACACATCATTTGAGATCAGAAAAAAGCATGATAGAATTGGTAACCCATCTGCCTATCAGTCACTTGAATTTCCTCCCATAAATTACCACTATAGCGATATATAACTGTCTGTATTATGTAAATTAACTTTTAATTCTTCACTCGTTATACTCGTTCAGCAGTTACCCCGAAGAGTCACCAGGGCGGTGTGGTTTGGGTGATTGAAGAAAGCAGAGGTTTGCGAGACGGCTAGTAATGACTTAGGCCGGCCTAAGTGGCATCAAACAAAGCTAATGCTCAACAGTATAAAGTCATAGTACTTtaggggaggaagaaaaaaaaaaactcaggttCCATTTAATGTAAAAACCAAGTCTAAAATGCAGGTTGTAATATTTAATGAAAAGTTGACCAATACTTGTACTAGTAAAAAACTAAAATGGTCTCTTCCTTTGGTTAATATTTAATTGCTGGTCTAGGGTTACAGCATTGAGTTTCATGAAAACCAAGCTCAATCTACTTAATTGATGCACAATAAAGCCACGTATATACTATAAAATTCACATTTGTCTGATTAGTACATAGAAAAGAAAGTACAGAGAAGCAGTAAGCGTGCACAGAAATTGTGCTGCCCAGTTAACCATTAAAGTGGTTGTCTAGGagagatattgatgacctacactTATCTAACATTGATAGATTATCCTAAGTGATGGTCCGACACCCAGTGGCCCTAAGGATCAGTtgtttggtctgcagcaggtattaaatggctggggcagctgataagtcagggcagacttaaaacatttgaggagttgcaggaagaatttcagttgccacggtctgaattgttccagtataatcgtatctctcatgcttatcaggcacaaaataaaaggggagccatagtggtacagattgatctcatgatcgactatatccttaagaatagctgcacgaagggggcgatttcagaaatatatgggtttctacttttttctttcctggaaaaatatcccatccgagccaaagggaaatgggaagctgaattgggaataattgacaatgatagatgggagtcggtcctagaatatgtgcccaagatatcaatgagtgaaccaggcaggctatcacagttattcgtaatccatagggcctatagaacccctgacaggttgttcaaggctgggcttaggcagaactcagaatgccctcggtgctcacaatcccaggcggggatattgcatatgatgtggcagtgccctagactgtcctccttctggatagttgttttaaatcgtattgaactggtatggatgttctgtccctagggttccactgacttgcatattgggatatgtggaggaaattgttacggacaacatgtttaaaatagctattgcacgattgttattcattgctaggaaattgatcgccaaattttggattagagaggaacctccaacaagaagagactttcttaagcaagcggagcatatacttactttggagaaaagtatctacaccaaaaggaataagctggacatcttccacaagctgtggcaaccgtggatggacttgaattaggatgataaatgagaatatagggaacctagtattcaatggaaatataacggatgtttattcaaatggttgtatgatgatgggaagtggggtggctctggctgaggtctcgggttgggcagggtgggggggctctgggtcgggggggaaaaagttatctgtaaatgtttaatgaaacattgccatgagaaatattctgattgtttattctttgcggataataaaaatctatctgataaaaaaaaaaataaaaaaaaaaaggatcagttgTTAATAATGCCCAGGGAGGTTGGATATACACAGTGTATCGAGCCAAGACAGCAGCGCTCTGTACACTGTAGTGTCTGTTCCCAGTCATTGCAGATCATCCCCTGTCGGAGTGAACGGGAGCCAAGCTGCAGTTGCTGAGAGCGGCCAGTATGCACGGCCACTGAGAGGTTTTGTTCAATACATCTGCTAGTGGGACCTCCTAACAGCTGATTGGTTGGGGTACCGGAAGCCAGACTTCGGCTATGTGCCCACATGCAGaaagtatgcagaattttcctgacaaaatccagaCTCCCATCGCAGGAAATCCACTTGCGTTTTTTTTTAGCGCTTTTATCGAGTTTTTGGGGTGTATCTtgcatttttgcgttttttttttgttcgtttttttttttttttttaacaccacaaTTGTCTAAATACAATTCTCTTGCGGGAAAACCGTGGATTTTAATTAATGAACAGCCTGCGTTTTTTTcccgctgcattaaaaaaaaaacgcagcatgggaacaaattgcggaatgcattaaaataatgggatgcttaatgtaagcggttTTATtttagcgtttccgcagcggaaaaccgccgctaaaaaaatgctacaaatccggaatgtgggcacatagcctatccttacgataggttatcaatatcaaagtcttggaaaacccctttaattaaaacagtgtgtgtgtgtgtgtgtgtgtgtgtgtgtgtgtgtgtgtgtgtgtgtgtgtgtgtgtgtgtgtgtgggggggagggaaGAGGAACAAATATGATGGAAAAGTAGAGTCAGTAATAAGGATGAGTTACAGTAATTTTCCACTATCAGTTTAGTAAAGTCATTTTTATATATTCTATAATTTCAGTTTTTTTGGTTACTTTAGAAAGAAATTTAGTAAGTAAAGATATGTTTGCATTTAGCAAAATACCTTCTCTTCTACAAGCTTCAGGCTAATGAACGTTTAGAAACTATTTTAAAAAGTGTCTTTAATTTACAACATTTCTATACAAGTAAATCTATTACCAAACAGTTAAAAGTAAACTCTATATATAGGTGGCATTCTCACCAGAAAATGAAATATAGATACATCACATTCGGTCTAGTCTCATACTCGGCATTGCACAAAGGATCCGTTAGACTCTACGATATATTCTTACTAGGCATAAAAAATAAGTTCGGGTATCTGTCCTCCTTGCACCCCAGTGCCATTAGTGCTGTCCGAGGAGCACTGAAACTGCACAGTTACTTTCCCGCACTGCACCTCCGTCATTCCCTCCTGTCCAAAGTAGCTCAACTCATTGCCATCCAGGACCACGCTGGCCGTGTAAAAGGTATCTGGTTCGATTTGCACGGGGTACTCAAACCAGACAGGAAACGTGTTGCTGGATCCATCTGAAAAATATTTACTTAGATTCTGTCCCAACGTCACTCCTTGGCGCTTCAGTTCAATTTTTGCGCTATATTCAGCTGACCCACAGCTGGAGCCATAGAGGCCGAAACCTGCAATGAAGACCCTTTTATCCACAGAGAACTGAATGCTGTCACAACGGCCTCTGTAACGCCACTGGTTGCTACGGTAGGCACAGGACTGAAAGCGGTGGCATCTCTGAGGGACTAGACCCTTCCTGGGTTTGCTGACAAATTCTAAATCTGGCTTCTTAGCAGCTGTATACCAAAGAAATATGTCATTGGTTTCATTAAGAGTCAACACTCCGGACTGTGCTGCGCCGTTAGCAAAGTCGTCAAGGGCCATAGTTGGGATGCGAATTAAGTAAAGAGCTTTGCCCAAAACTTTCCTCTTGTTCTCTATGGTCGGAGTTAACTCTTGCCGTTGACATTCGACTTCGGCCCAACAGAGAGCTGCCTCAAAGACAACGATTTCTTTGGCGTTTAGAGTCTCTCTTCTAAGGATACTTTCAAGTGTTTGAAAGTCAATGTCGCAAAAACCTTCGCTTTTCAAAGCAAGTTCGGCTTGTGCATCAATCACTTcccagcacctctgggtcagatcagGTTCCTCAAAGAGGCAGCTctgagagaggagaacacaggcatTCTTCGCACTTAGGCTCGTCTCTAGGAAGTTGACACAAGCTCTGGCCAAATGGGGGACAATATATTTCTTAGCAGCATACAGAGTTGCCAGAACGGTATCAGCAGCCAAGTCAATTTCATCACAATACAGATACCTGCATGAAAGAAAACAACATTTATCATCCAAGAGGTAGATTCTGCTCAGCAGATCTGAGGCTGGACAAAACCTCAGAAAAGAA
Encoded here:
- the BTBD3 gene encoding BTB/POZ domain-containing protein 3 isoform X2, giving the protein MAAEIFPSKKPANSNSNSVQQYHQQNLNNNNTIPSPNWQGLHGTIRERNSVMFNNELMADVHFVVGPPSGTQCLPGHKYVLAVGSSVFHAMFYGELAEDKDEIRIPDVEPAAFLAMLKYLYCDEIDLAADTVLATLYAAKKYIVPHLARACVNFLETSLSAKNACVLLSQSCLFEEPDLTQRCWEVIDAQAELALKSEGFCDIDFQTLESILRRETLNAKEIVVFEAALCWAEVECQRQELTPTIENKRKVLGKALYLIRIPTMALDDFANGAAQSGVLTLNETNDIFLWYTAAKKPDLEFVSKPRKGLVPQRCHRFQSCAYRSNQWRYRGRCDSIQFSVDKRVFIAGFGLYGSSCGSAEYSAKIELKRQGVTLGQNLSKYFSDGSSNTFPVWFEYPVQIEPDTFYTASVVLDGNELSYFGQEGMTEVQCGKVTVQFQCSSDSTNGTGVQGGQIPELIFYA
- the BTBD3 gene encoding BTB/POZ domain-containing protein 3 isoform X1, coding for MVDAKGKNMKCLTFFLMLPETVKNRSKKGPKKASSSSGSKLPPVCYEIITLKNRKKKKMAAEIFPSKKPANSNSNSVQQYHQQNLNNNNTIPSPNWQGLHGTIRERNSVMFNNELMADVHFVVGPPSGTQCLPGHKYVLAVGSSVFHAMFYGELAEDKDEIRIPDVEPAAFLAMLKYLYCDEIDLAADTVLATLYAAKKYIVPHLARACVNFLETSLSAKNACVLLSQSCLFEEPDLTQRCWEVIDAQAELALKSEGFCDIDFQTLESILRRETLNAKEIVVFEAALCWAEVECQRQELTPTIENKRKVLGKALYLIRIPTMALDDFANGAAQSGVLTLNETNDIFLWYTAAKKPDLEFVSKPRKGLVPQRCHRFQSCAYRSNQWRYRGRCDSIQFSVDKRVFIAGFGLYGSSCGSAEYSAKIELKRQGVTLGQNLSKYFSDGSSNTFPVWFEYPVQIEPDTFYTASVVLDGNELSYFGQEGMTEVQCGKVTVQFQCSSDSTNGTGVQGGQIPELIFYA